From the genome of Magnetococcales bacterium:
GAGTATCGTCAACAACACCTTCGCCACCCCGGACCGCACCGCTCTGCTGGCCGCCATCGTCTCCACCGTCGGCAACGAACTGATGTACCAGTATCAACGGTGCGTGGCCATCGAGAACAACAGCCCCGCCATCATGGCCAACGCCTGGGACAACCGGTCGGACGCCTTCTCCTCGGTAGGCATGGTGATCGGCCTCTTCTTCGCCACCATCCTCGACTTTCCCATCGCCGATCCGCTGGCGGCCATCCTGCTGTCGATTCTGGTCATCAAGATCGGCCTGGAGCTGATCATCGAGGCGGTGGACAACCTGATGGACGCCTCCCCCGACGTGGCGGAACTGGAAGGGCTCTATCAGATCATCCGTACCTTCCCCCGGGTCATGGGCATCAACTATCTGCGAGCCAGAAGCCTGGGCGAAAACCTCTACATCGAAGCCGATATCCGGGTGGACAAGGATCTGAAAGTCTTCGAAGGCGATCTGATCCTGACGGCCCTCAAGGAGAAGATCA
Proteins encoded in this window:
- the mamB gene encoding magnetosome biogenesis CDF transporter MamB, producing the protein MKYPHCIQCRDEVTWYSIWFNVFMVLYKVVTSLLTNCAALMADAFHSLADLLASVFTLISLRISHRPPDDKFAYGYGKIQHISSGIVGLILVVGSIFILVDALLSIVNNTFATPDRTALLAAIVSTVGNELMYQYQRCVAIENNSPAIMANAWDNRSDAFSSVGMVIGLFFATILDFPIADPLAAILLSILVIKIGLELIIEAVDNLMDASPDVAELEGLYQIIRTFPRVMGINYLRARSLGENLYIEADIRVDKDLKVFEGDLILTALKEKIKHDIENIGSMQFFLTPEVRD